In Cyanobacterium sp. T60_A2020_053, the DNA window GAATTAACGGGCATTTCCAATCGGCGTAATTTTCTCAAGTTAGCCCATAGAGAGTTTAAATTAGCCAAAAGACAAAAAAGAATTTTTTCGATTATTATTCTTGATATTGATTTCTTTAAAAAAATTAATGATACTTATGGGCATCCTATGGGAGATGTGGCAATTAAGTTAGTGGCAGAAGAGTGTAATAAGTGTTTACGGGAAGAAGATTTGTGCGCGCGCTGGGGTGGGGAAGAATTTATTATTTTTCTAACAGAAACTAAAATCGAGGATGCTAAGTTAGTGGGTAATCGTATTCGTCAGAAAATTCGCTATTTATCTTTACCTGTGGATGATCCTAATTTGTTTATTACTGTTAGTATCGGTATTGCGCAGTATAACTCCGATGATGTCAATGTTGACCATATCATTTCTAGGGCGGATCGGGCGCTGTATCGGGCTAAAAATAATGGGCGCGATCAAGTAACATTGGAGAATGAATTGTTATATTTAGATTGCTAGATGAAATTTTTGAATACAACTTTTTCCTAATAATCAATCAATTTCGTCTAAATGTTCAGTGACGGCACGGTATAAGTCCAACACATGATGGTCAAGTAAACTGTAGTAAACCCTTCTTCCTCTTTTCTCATAAGCAACTAGGCGCATAGCTTTAAGGGTACGTAATTGATGAGAAACTGCCGATTCACTCATACAAAGAGTCGTTGCCAAATCACAGACACAAACTTGATCTTTTGCCAAAACTGATAAAATTCTTAGGCGGTTAGAGTCACCTAAAAGACTAAAAAATTCAGCCATTTTTTGTGCTTTGTTTTCACTGAGTATTTGTCCAGCAAAAACAGCTAATACTTCAGGATCGATACTATGGTGAATATCACAAGGAATTAATGATTTTCCTTGTTCTGTGTCAGATTGAACTTGATTCATGTTAGTTTTGTTTTATTGTCTCTTGTTTTACCTTAACAGATAATTGATTATGGATAATTGAAAATTATGAGGTCTATAGTCTCATAGTGGTATGAATGGCTTTTATACTATGTCTAAATCCTCAATAATTCTATCTTTTGATTTGTTTACCAAAGCGCTTTTATTGAAGTTTTAGCTTCATCATTGCTACTTTTGCCATGCTTTAATTGTGTCAAGTATGAAAAGGATGTGTTAGCATCGACAATAAATCTTTGAAAAGAAGACGCTATGGGAAAGGTTTTAGTTTTAAATGCCTCCTACGAACCCCTCAATATCACCAGTTGGAAAAGAGCGGTAATATTATTGATCAAAGGCAAAGCGGAACAATTAGAACATAATGGGAAGTACATTTGTCAATCATTTCCCTTACCATCGGTAATTAGGCTGCGTTATTACGTTAAAGTACCTTACAAAGAAATACCCTTAACTAGGAAAAATGTATTAGAACGGGATCGTAATTGTTGTCAATACTGTAACTATAAAGGGGATCAGTTAACCATAGATCACATTATACCTCGCTCTCGGGGTGGGGGCGATAGTTGGGAGAATTTGGTAGCGGCTTGCGTGCGCTGTAATATCAGAAAAGGTAGCCGCACTCCAAAAGAAGCAGAAATGCCTTTGCTAAAACAACCAAGGAAACCTTACAGTAGCTTACATTTTGAAATTGTTAAATGTACTAAAGATGATCTTAATCACACTTGGCGTAAATATGTAATTGGTATTTAATTAGGGTCTGCTGAAAAAGTAAAGTAGTGGAGGTAAATTCTCACACAAAATTAATTGTATATTTGTGACTTGATTTAGTTTTTCAAATTTTAGTAGGGAGGTTGCATGGAAATTCCCTACATTAAAAATAAAATCCACAATTAATTTTGCTTACC includes these proteins:
- a CDS encoding helix-turn-helix transcriptional regulator produces the protein MNQVQSDTEQGKSLIPCDIHHSIDPEVLAVFAGQILSENKAQKMAEFFSLLGDSNRLRILSVLAKDQVCVCDLATTLCMSESAVSHQLRTLKAMRLVAYEKRGRRVYYSLLDHHVLDLYRAVTEHLDEID
- a CDS encoding HNH endonuclease yields the protein MGKVLVLNASYEPLNITSWKRAVILLIKGKAEQLEHNGKYICQSFPLPSVIRLRYYVKVPYKEIPLTRKNVLERDRNCCQYCNYKGDQLTIDHIIPRSRGGGDSWENLVAACVRCNIRKGSRTPKEAEMPLLKQPRKPYSSLHFEIVKCTKDDLNHTWRKYVIGI
- a CDS encoding diguanylate cyclase, whose product is MSEYNFYNSLILAVDDNSINRIVLEKVLTKVGYQVKVLSSSEECLQFTKLVTPDLILLDLMMPKIDGLQLCQLIKSDPQYEETPIIFLTASDAKENVLKAFQSGAVDYVTKPFNGEELLARIKTHLELKYTRDQLKKALVELEKLATLDELTGISNRRNFLKLAHREFKLAKRQKRIFSIIILDIDFFKKINDTYGHPMGDVAIKLVAEECNKCLREEDLCARWGGEEFIIFLTETKIEDAKLVGNRIRQKIRYLSLPVDDPNLFITVSIGIAQYNSDDVNVDHIISRADRALYRAKNNGRDQVTLENELLYLDC